The following are encoded in a window of Hemitrygon akajei unplaced genomic scaffold, sHemAka1.3 Scf000050, whole genome shotgun sequence genomic DNA:
- the LOC140721137 gene encoding uncharacterized protein, producing the protein MAQQRVHTRGQPFTCTVYGKGFTQSSTLLEHQRVHTGERPFTCSVCGKGFTQSSNLQIHQRVHTGEKPFTCSVCGKGFTRSSNLLVHQRVHTGERPFTCPDCGKGFTQSSNLLVHLRVHTGEKPFTCSECGKGFILSSHLQSHQRVHTGEKPFTCSECGKGFTQSSSLLVHQRVHTGERPFTCSDCGKGFTQSSNLLVHQLVHTGEKPFTCSVCGKGFILSSHLQRHQRVHTGERPFTCSVCGKGFTQSSNLQNHQRVHTGEKPFTCLRLWDRIHSVITTTGI; encoded by the coding sequence atggcacaacAACGTGTTCACACCAGGGggcagccattcacctgcacagtctacgggaagggattcactcagtcatccaccctactggaacatcagcgagttcacactggggagaggccattcacctgctcagtctgtgggaagggattcactcagtcatccaacctacagattcatcagcgagttcacactggggagaagccattcacctgctcagtctgtgggaagggattcacccggtcatccaacctactggtacatcagcgagttcacactggggagaggccattcacctgcccagactgtgggaagggcttcactcagtcatccaacctactggtacatctgcgagttcacactggggagaagccattcacatgctcagaatgtgggaagggattcatactgtcatcccacctacagagtcatcagcgagttcacactggggagaagccattcacctgctcagaatgtgggaagggattcactcagtcatccagcctactggtacatcagcgagttcacactggggagaggccattcacctgctcagattgtgggaagggcttcactcagtcatccaacctactggtacatcagctagttcacactggggagaagccattcacctgctcagtctgtgggaagggattcatactgtcatcccacctacagagacatcagcgagttcacactggggagaggccattcacctgctcagtctgtgggaagggattcactcagtcatccaacctacagaatcatcagcgagttcacactggggagaagccattcacctgcttaagactgtgggataggattcactcagtcatcacaaCTACTGGCATATGa